The window GGGATTTATCAAGAGAATGGAATAATCAGGGGTTTGCCAAGAACCCATCCAAAACCAAAAGGGGATTGAAAGTAAAGCGAACGCTGACAATGGTATCCACGCCTTAACCAGAAGCAGCTTTGCCTCTGGGAGTAGCTCCCAAAAGGAACGTGTCATGGTGTGAACCGTGGTTTCAGGCAATTCGATTTATCCTTCCAGATTTTGAACTCAATTTTTACCAATCAAGTTCTAACAGCATAAATTAAATCTACAAGACCCATTCTCGAGTATTTGAGGAATCGGATTCACTGGTAGTTTGTTCGGTTAACTCTGCCCATTCGTCACGTCCGCGAGCAAATCCCACGGCTGTCATGGCAAGCATCACCAAACCGGCAACGGTGGTAATGTAATTCTGGAGATAAGGGGCGTACACTTCCCCATTCGGCAAATAATCGAATATCAATGAGAGTATCGAAATTGTAAATCCGACAAAGAAGCGAATGCCGAGCAATGCTAAGAAGCGCATCCAGAGCCAACCGGGCAATTCCCACCATTCACGCAACAGAATGTTAACCGGTTCTTTGGTGGTAGCCATTCCCGCTAAAAAGTAATCGAACTTAGGTTGCCATCGGACAATGTAGAAAGCTCCTAAGACCAACAACGCCGCCATAAGCAGAAACGTCAACGAACTATTCATCGCGGCGAACACGCCGAAGGGAAGCGCCGCCAACATAAGTATGAAAGTTATCGAAATCTGAATAAGCAGCGCGAAAAAAATGCGCGGTGTTTTCGCAAATCCGGATAGGATGTCCCCAACTCCCCATCCACGATTGCGGCGAGTTCGGTCGATCCATTGAAACATCACCCCATAGGATATCACAGTGGTGACAATCATCAAGACGACATAGATAAACAACAACTTTCCATCATTGAACAACTGCATGGGATTCGTGATGTTCTCATCGAATTTAACTTTCACCAGGTTTTGCGAGACCGATGGAGGAATAATGAAATCGACCAAGAGTGGGAACAATGCCGCTATCAGAATTGCCATGGGTGATTCGATGAAGAAGCGGAAAGTATCGTTAATCACCCGATGGAGCCATGGCTGGAGCATTTCCGGAGCCAGTCGACGCATCGGGGGAACACCGTGGGTTGGTGGTGTCTCTTGCTTCGGATACTGTTCGGATATTGAAGGAGTTTCCTCGGAGTTGTTCTCAGGATCGTTCGGTTGATTCGTCATAAGTGAGAGTTCTCCTTTCGCCACATTGTGAAAGCAACATCACCGTAGCGGCGACGATCCGATGTTTCAAATCCGGGTAAATCCGGTGCCGGTACCCGAAACGGGTGTTCCAATACAATCAAGCTATCGGGCTTCCACCAGACACAATCGGCTATCGCTTGAAAAAGTTCTACAAAGGAAACGTCTGACCAAGGGGGGTCGAGAAAACAAACATCGACTTCTCCGAAGGGAAGCGGATGGCGCGACGCTTTATAAAAATCCTGTTGCCAAACGATTGCCGACTGCCCAACGTTGTTACGCCATGTTTCGCGTTCCAAGTGGTTAAAACCAGTGCGCTCCAGATTTTGCCGGATCGAGCGAACTGCCCCAAAAGAAATGTCGATCAGAACAGCAGTCTTCGCACCCCTCAACAAAGCTTCGACGCCGATGCTACCACCGCCAGCAAAGGCTTCGCAGAAGAAAGCATCGGGCAACTCCGGTGCGAGAATGTTGAACAATGCTTCTCGCGCTCGCGCTGGGGTAGGGCGGCTTTTTGGAGCATTGACCAAATGACGGCCTTTTCCTTCTCCTCCGGTGATACGTGCCACAAAGTTACCCTTTTCTTATTACGTCAATATAATACGGGGTTTTTCCCGGACTATGAAATGTTATTCCATCACGGTAAATGTGTGGTCACTCACCCCTAAAAAATGATGTGTAACTCAATTTGAATTGCGGGAAGCGGCTTTGTGATTTACTTTGCGAATAGTTACTTCAGGAGTAAATCATGCCAGTTAAGAAGAAAAGCGACAATGAAGTCCGGTTAGGCATTATTGGTATTGGAACGATGGCACAAGTCGTCCATATCCCGATTCTGCGAAGCATCGAAGGGGTGGACTTAGTTGGTATCAGCGATCTCGACAGCGAAAAAGGCGAACGCTATGCACAGAAAAACGGCATCCGCTGGTATGAGACTCCGGAAGATATGTTTCATGCCGGTATTGATGGTGTCATTATCCTCACTCCCAACAATAGCCATATGCCGCTTGCGATTGGTGCACTGCAATCCGGTGTTCATGTAATGGTCGAGAAACCGCTGGCACGAAACAGTGCCGAAGCGGAAAAAATGATTTCCGCCGCCGACAAAGCGAAAAAACATCTCTTGGTATTAATGAATCAACGCTTCCGGCAAGACGTCCGGGTCGTAAAAAATTATGTAAAAGCAGGTCGATTAGGTGAAATTTTTCGAATTCGCTGTGGTTGGATGACCAAGTACGATACATGGAATCGTCCGACTTGGGTAGGCGATAAAAAGATCGCTGGTGGCGGTGTGATGATGGATTACGGGATTCAGATGCTCGATTTCATTCTCTGGATGTTAGAGTATCCGAAAGTGGTTCGGGTTTCGGGTGTAACCAAGAAAATCCGGAATAAAGGGAATGGCGAGGATTATGCGATGGCGACGATCTACTTCGATAAAGGAATCGTCATGACTTTGGAAGTGACTTGGAGTTTGCCAGCTAAGGAGAGTGAGGCGTGGACGGTTATTGCTGGATCGAATGGTCGAGCACACATGAACCCGACTCACATTCATCTCCTTGAGAATGAGAGAATCAATAGTTACTTCCCGTTGAAATCGCTTAAGACAATAGACATTCATCGATCAAGTTACGAATCGGAGATTAAACATTTTGTGGAAGTGTTGCGTACCGGAACGTTGGCTCCGGGAGCAACCGCGAAAGAGTGTTTGCAGGCCCTTAAAGTGGTGGAAGCAATTTACGAGACAGCAAAGATCGGTCACGAGATCGCAGTAGATATCGGACCGATGAGGTAGCAGTTACCTTCTCAATGTGGGGGTGTAATGTGCCTTGGGGAGCACAATACAACAGTGTACTAAAATGTGTAGAGCTGAATTACATTGGACAAGTATCTGCAAAGGATTTGTTCGATGCGTTCATCGTGGCAGGTAATTTAGCGCAAGAAAACAATACCATTAAGTTTCTTGCCGACTGTACATTACTTACCGGTGGTCATACCCTTGCCGATGTTTTTACTTTAATTTCCAATTACTCGGCAGGTGGTGTACACGTGCGGTTTCGGGAAGCAATCCTTCTTCCGAAACAAGAAGCGGCTGTACAGGAAGTCGCCTTTTACGAAACAGCATGTCTCAACCGCGGCTTCGACGTAAAAGTATTTACGAACCGAGCCGAAGCAGAAGCCTGGTTAGTGAAGTAGCAGTTCGTACAATACAAGCGATTCTATGATGTTACATGTCAGAGCCCGATAATTTGGGGAAGTTGCTTTCCCGAGTTATCTTCTTATGAAAGCATTTTACGCTTTTTCCTTTACTTATGTTAAAATTCATCCGCAAACTCATCTTTATGGAGTGGATCAAGGCTGAAACCTAATCCCTCCCCTTCTCCGCCGGTTCTCCCTGTGGAAGCAACCGGTACGCATTGTTTCTTCAATAATTAGCTAAGTTGCACCTTATGCGTTGCGTTTTCTCTTTGCACAGATTTTGTGCTGGTGAAACGTGGAAAGGATTTTCCCATGTCTTTCGATCCAAAATCGATTACCCCCGCCAATGTCCATGAGACGATTGGCAAACACATGCTCGCCGATGGCTTCGACATCGTCTTCGATCTCGATAAGTCCCACGGGAGCTGGATTTATGATTCACGAGCAAACAAAGAATATCTCGATTTCTTCACGTTTTTCGCGTCGTCACCGGTCGGATTTAATCACCCGAAAATGCGAAACGATGAGTATATGAAGGAGTTGGGACGCGTTGCGTTAAATAACATCACTAACAGCGATCTCTACACAGTTGAGATGGCTCGGTTCGTGGAAACATTCTTTAACATCGCCGCTCCTGCAAACTTCAAGTACTCGTTCTGGGTATCTGGTGGTACGCTGGGAGTGGAAAATGCAATCAAAGCCGCGATGGATTGGAAAGTCCGGAAAAACTTCCAGAAGGGCTACCGGAAGGAACTCGGCACAAAAGTCATTCACTTTGAGAATGCGTTCCACGGTCGTGGCGGCTACACCGTCTCGCTCACCAATACTGCCGATCCGAGAAAATATCTCTACTTCGCCAAGTTCGATTGGCCGCGGGTGATCCACCCCTCCCTGCGTTATCCCGTGACGCCGCAGGAAATCGAACGGGTTGAAAAGTTAGAAAAGCTCGCAGTTGCGCAAATTCAACAAGCGTTTCGCAGCAATCCCGACGAGATTTGCGCGATCATCATCGAACCAATTCAAGGGGAAGGCGGCGACAACCACATCCGCAACGAATTCGCTCGCGAATTGCGGCGACTTGCAGATGAGAATGAAGCCTTACTGATTTTCGATGAAGTACAGACCGGCGTTGGATTAACGGGTAAGTGGTGGGGCTTCCAGCATTTCGATATCGAGCCCGATATATTCTCGATGGCGAAGAAAATGCAAGTGGGCGGCTTCTTGTCGAATAGCCGAATCGATGAAATTGAGAACAACGTATTCCACGAATCTTCGCGGATCAATAGCACGTGGGGTGCCAATCTCGTCGATATGTACCGAATTTCGACATATCTCGAAATCATCCGCGATGAGAAGTTGATCGACAATACGAATGTTGTTGGTGCGAAGTTCCTTACCGGTTTAGATAAGTTACAAGAGGAATTCAAGTTCTTGAGTAATGCTCGTGGGAAGGGACTCTTCCTCGCCTTCGATCTCCCCGATGGTACGACGCGAGGCGATTTCCTGAAGTTGTTGTGGGATAATGGGATGGCGGTATTGGGTTGCGGTACGCACAGTATCCGGTTCCGCCCGGCATTGAATCTCACATTGGCTGAGGCTGATGAAGGATTGAAGCGGTTACGGATTGCAGCGGAATTGTTTGCTGCGAAGAAGTAAGAAATGTTAACTACTCAATTCACAGGTCTGGAGACCTGCGGGTACCCACAAATGAAAGAACCGTCACTCGTAAGGGTGACGGTTTTTGTATAAATGAATACAGAATTGGCTGTGTTACGTTTCTTCCGACTGGGATTGCTTCATTCCATGGCGCTCATGCTTTGAAAGGTCAAGTAGTGATGTAAGACAATCAAGTTTTGAATTATCCAAGGAAAAAGAAAAGGTGGACTGGATG of the bacterium genome contains:
- the lat gene encoding L-lysine 6-transaminase, producing MSFDPKSITPANVHETIGKHMLADGFDIVFDLDKSHGSWIYDSRANKEYLDFFTFFASSPVGFNHPKMRNDEYMKELGRVALNNITNSDLYTVEMARFVETFFNIAAPANFKYSFWVSGGTLGVENAIKAAMDWKVRKNFQKGYRKELGTKVIHFENAFHGRGGYTVSLTNTADPRKYLYFAKFDWPRVIHPSLRYPVTPQEIERVEKLEKLAVAQIQQAFRSNPDEICAIIIEPIQGEGGDNHIRNEFARELRRLADENEALLIFDEVQTGVGLTGKWWGFQHFDIEPDIFSMAKKMQVGGFLSNSRIDEIENNVFHESSRINSTWGANLVDMYRISTYLEIIRDEKLIDNTNVVGAKFLTGLDKLQEEFKFLSNARGKGLFLAFDLPDGTTRGDFLKLLWDNGMAVLGCGTHSIRFRPALNLTLAEADEGLKRLRIAAELFAAKK
- a CDS encoding RsmD family RNA methyltransferase translates to MARITGGEGKGRHLVNAPKSRPTPARAREALFNILAPELPDAFFCEAFAGGGSIGVEALLRGAKTAVLIDISFGAVRSIRQNLERTGFNHLERETWRNNVGQSAIVWQQDFYKASRHPLPFGEVDVCFLDPPWSDVSFVELFQAIADCVWWKPDSLIVLEHPFRVPAPDLPGFETSDRRRYGDVAFTMWRKENSHL
- a CDS encoding Gfo/Idh/MocA family oxidoreductase gives rise to the protein MPVKKKSDNEVRLGIIGIGTMAQVVHIPILRSIEGVDLVGISDLDSEKGERYAQKNGIRWYETPEDMFHAGIDGVIILTPNNSHMPLAIGALQSGVHVMVEKPLARNSAEAEKMISAADKAKKHLLVLMNQRFRQDVRVVKNYVKAGRLGEIFRIRCGWMTKYDTWNRPTWVGDKKIAGGGVMMDYGIQMLDFILWMLEYPKVVRVSGVTKKIRNKGNGEDYAMATIYFDKGIVMTLEVTWSLPAKESEAWTVIAGSNGRAHMNPTHIHLLENERINSYFPLKSLKTIDIHRSSYESEIKHFVEVLRTGTLAPGATAKECLQALKVVEAIYETAKIGHEIAVDIGPMR